The DNA window GCAAGGGCAACTTCATCAACATCCACGTTTCGTACATCCCCATCGTGAACGGCGAGCAGAAGACGAAGCCGACTCAGCACGCGGTCAAGAGCGTCCGCAGTGCTGGCCTCATCCCAGACTTGGTTGCCTGCCGCTGCGAGCGCCCACTGGAAAAAGTCACCATCGCCAAAATCGCCCAGAGCTGTCAGGTTGAGGTCGAGCAGGTGGTTGCTGTTCGCGACATGCCTACCATCTACCAGGTGCCAATTCTGTTGGAGCATCAGggtctcctcgagcttctgcgccagcagctcgtcctcgacaaggtAGTCCTGACTCCTGCGTTGgtcgccaagggcaagaccATCTGGAAGAAGTGGAACGAGATTATCCCCCAGGAGCATGCCGATAAGATCAACATTGCGCTAGTGGGCAAATACGTGGAATTGCCGGATGCCTACCTGTCCGTCGTCAAGTCGCTGGAGCACTCAGCCATGCGATGCGGTCGGAAGCTGAACCTTATCTGGGTCGACtccgaggagctcgaggacaagaCGCAAAAGAGCGATCCTGTTGCCTTCTACAAGGCGTGGCATGaggtctcgacggcggcgggtatcctcgtccccggcggcttcggcctccGCGGCACCGAGGGCATGATCAAGGCCGCCCAGTGGGCTCGTGAGCGCAAGACGCCCTATCTGGGCATCTGCCTTGGCATGCAGATCGCTGTCATCGAGTACGCGCGACACGTCTGCCACAAGGCCAACGCCACCTCGGAGGAGTTTGACGCACAGGCCGAGAACCGTGCCATCATCTTCATGCCTGAGGGCTCCAAGGACACCATGGGCGGTACCATGCGCCTTGGCTCCCGCGAGACGCATTTCCAGGCCGGCAGCGAGTTCAGTAAGCTTCGCGCCCTGTACGGCGAGGCCCTGGTCATCGAGgagcgccatcgccaccgctACGAGGTCAACCCGGACatggtcgaggagctggaaaAGGCCGGCCTCAACTTTGTCGGCAAGGACGACTCGGGCCGCCGCATGGAGATcctcgagctcaaggaccACCCGTGGTTCGTCGGCGTCCAGTACCACCCCGAGTATCTGAGCCGCGTGCTGGACCCTTCGCGCCCGTACCTCGGCTTcgtggccgcgtcggccggcTGCCTCGACCGTATCACCAAGGACGCTCTGAAGGAGAAGACGCTGGTCGTCAACGGCGCTCTGGATGACTCCAAGTTCTGAGGGATGGCAAATCGAGGCGCGCACCGCCTGGATGCTGCAACTTGGACATATATATATGGGTGGCGAGCATGCTAATCGGGGAAAGGGGGAAGGCAAAGTTTCGAAACCCGCGGGGAGCGGAGGCTGATGTTTCTTATTCGGGTCGGGGTCGGCTTGGggacatcatcaccacatATGGACGGCGGGACAATCACGTAGAATTGGGGAAGGCTCCTCATCGGCAcgcaacacacacacacacaaaggGGAGAGCCCGGGGCTGGGCAGGCTGATTTACGACTTACATCATCTCTTGTCATATTTAGACCATACATTGCTAGAGGCGTTttgtgcgcgcgcggcgtcggcgtgcccGCGACATGATTAACCGGGAACCCTTGGAACTCAAATAGGATACAATTCATAAAAGCtcacggcgctgccgtcaTGCTCTCAGGCTCTCCCGCTCTCACTCGCGCTCGCAAACTCGCCGCTCACCCAGATCGCCCAAGGTGGGCGTGTCTCACGGGTCTTGACGCGAATCATCACATACATAAAGATGTGGTCATATTCACTGTCTCGTACAAGGATGCTTCAGAGCCCCAAATCTAAAATGTTGCGTAGCAATTCCCGCGCTACTAAGAGTCCGCAACGGCAGCCGCCCCCCATCTATTATAATATCGATGCGCGATCCTCCTCTCGTATGCTCTcagcgtcgtcatcatccaggccgtcgccggcgcgcagcAAGCCCCTCTCCTCGCGTGGCCCGTCTTCCCGCGTGGGGTTGTTACGCCGCCCACcagccccggccccggctcCAGCCGTGTGCGATGGGGCCGCACCTCCGGTGCGgcgcgtctcgtcggcgccgttgaGGACGTACCAGACGTCCTTCTTCGTCAGGAGGCCCTGGAGGACGCCGCGATCGCTGAAGAGAACGTAGCGCAGACCGAGTTTCTGGAAATATGAGACGACCAGGTGCAGGTTCGTGCGCGAGGGCAGCGTGAGCGGTGTCTGGTCCATCCAGGGGCGCAGGTCCAGTGTCGTCCGCGGGTCGGCTAGGGGCTGGTGAGAGAAGAAGGCCTCCGTCTCCGGGGGCAATGAACGCGGTGGGTGAGACGCGGTGCGGATGTTGTAGCTGAGTTCGGCGCGAGAGATGTAGCCAAGGAGAATCGCGTCGCGAGGATCAGAGATGACGGGGAATCCACGGTATGGATGCATCTCAAGGATCGAATTCAAAGACGAGATGGTATGCCCAGTAGCGGTAAGGACGACCAGGTCCTCAATGCGAGTCATGATCTGAGAGGCGGGGATGTCGGGGATGATCATTTCTTCGCTGTTGTCAAGGAATGGGTATTCGTTGAAGTGTATCCAGGACTCGTAGATTCCGCGGCGGGAGAAGGCATCACCAACCCACTTGGAGATCATGACGGCAATCATGATGGGCAAGACGTATGTCAGCGCACCCGTAAGTTCAAACATGATGACGACAATGGAGACCGTCATGCGAGtcacgccggcgagggctgcggcagcgccaATGATGGCGTACGTTCCGGGCGTGATGCATGGGGCATCAGGCTCGCACGAAGCGAAGACGAAAAATTTGGGGTGGTTGGTTACCCAGATctccatgatgatgccgacggcgcggccggtgaGCGCACCGATAGCCATGGACGGCAGGATTATGCCTGCAGGAATCTGGAGACCAAATGTGATGcaggcgaggaagaagcccaGGACAGAGGCAAAaacgaggaggatgatggtgCTAGCCGATGCCGCCCCTTTTTTGCAGAGTCCAATTTGATCATCCAGGAGTTGCGAGCAGTCAGAAAAGAGGTTTGAGACGAGCTCCGAGGTCTGGAGCTTCATGTAAAAGTTGGGGTAGTTGACAAGAGCCGTCAACAGTGCCACCAGGAGGACTTGGGCAATTGGGCCTGGAAGCCAAGGCCGGGCCTTCTTCCAGCGGGCAACGGTCATGTTCGCTTTGATGAAAAGACCACCATATACGCCCTGTGAACGAGTCAGCCAAACATTCCTTCCGTCCAACAAACACAGAGGCAGGTTGCTTACGCCTAAGATACCCAAAATTGCGTAGGGAATGAGTTCAAATCCATGCCAGTCGGTGTGGTACTTGGTCTGATACATGACAAGTTTGCCAGAGCGAAACGGGTCAAAAGCTTGCAGGGCAACGGCCGCAGTCATGGCGCATACAAAG is part of the Purpureocillium takamizusanense chromosome 7, complete sequence genome and encodes:
- the GEF2 gene encoding chloride channel (TransMembrane:12 (i202-220o281-302i330-352o358-374i386-410o422-442i463-481o501-520i557-577o583-606i627-653o659-677i)~COG:P~EggNog:ENOG503NU7S); this encodes MSRNMSGAPQHDYAFASASSSSLSPVPANTPPSADDDRADLDFLVGDDARHGDNDDDDDNVLADDPIRQELNTPLSFKRRQKPSFFSAPSRFFSAFASGSGSGGSQHIGPSPQRHQTPSVPSLAIGQSHRSSDTTNLNIASKDGMPLDWYAEGPGRRVGYEDLTAIDWIFEYTKERQRLRVLASSASGLMGYIQHLLDASQIWVILILTGLLVGAIAAAIDVTTDWLGDLKLGFCSSGPEGGHFYLNKGFCCYGYDQGSKCLGWKTWGDALSVHSAGGKWFIGYIFFLLFSVSLAYCAALLVKEYAIYAKHSGIPEIKTVLGGFVIRRFLGTWTLITKSLGLILAVGSGMWLGKEGPLVHVACCCANLFIKLFGNIRNNEARKREVLSAAAASGISVAFGSPIGGVLFSLEQLSYYFPDKTMWQSFVCAMTAAVALQAFDPFRSGKLVMYQTKYHTDWHGFELIPYAILGILGGVYGGLFIKANMTVARWKKARPWLPGPIAQVLLVALLTALVNYPNFYMKLQTSELVSNLFSDCSQLLDDQIGLCKKGAASASTIILLVFASVLGFFLACITFGLQIPAGIILPSMAIGALTGRAVGIIMEIWVTNHPKFFVFASCEPDAPCITPGTYAIIGAAAALAGVTRMTVSIVVIMFELTGALTYVLPIMIAVMISKWVGDAFSRRGIYESWIHFNEYPFLDNSEEMIIPDIPASQIMTRIEDLVVLTATGHTISSLNSILEMHPYRGFPVISDPRDAILLGYISRAELSYNIRTASHPPRSLPPETEAFFSHQPLADPRTTLDLRPWMDQTPLTLPSRTNLHLVVSYFQKLGLRYVLFSDRGVLQGLLTKKDVWYVLNGADETRRTGGAAPSHTAGAGAGAGGRRNNPTREDGPREERGLLRAGDGLDDDDAESIREEDRASIL
- the URA7 gene encoding CTP synthase (glutamine hydrolyzing) (COG:F~EggNog:ENOG503NU1Q~MEROPS:MER0437468~BUSCO:EOG092620EL), giving the protein MKYVLVSGGVVSGVGKGIIASSAGLLLKTIGLKVTAIKIDPYINVDAGTMNPKEHGECFVLKDGGETDLDLGNYERYLGLNLTRDNNITTGKIYKHVIEKERRGDYLGRTVQVVPHVTNAIIEHIERVSRIPVDDSGSEPDVCIVELGGTVGDIESMPFVEALTQLRHKAGKGNFINIHVSYIPIVNGEQKTKPTQHAVKSVRSAGLIPDLVACRCERPLEKVTIAKIAQSCQVEVEQVVAVRDMPTIYQVPILLEHQGLLELLRQQLVLDKVVLTPALVAKGKTIWKKWNEIIPQEHADKINIALVGKYVELPDAYLSVVKSLEHSAMRCGRKLNLIWVDSEELEDKTQKSDPVAFYKAWHEVSTAAGILVPGGFGLRGTEGMIKAAQWARERKTPYLGICLGMQIAVIEYARHVCHKANATSEEFDAQAENRAIIFMPEGSKDTMGGTMRLGSRETHFQAGSEFSKLRALYGEALVIEERHRHRYEVNPDMVEELEKAGLNFVGKDDSGRRMEILELKDHPWFVGVQYHPEYLSRVLDPSRPYLGFVAASAGCLDRITKDALKEKTLVVNGALDDSKF